The following are from one region of the Pelagibius sp. CAU 1746 genome:
- a CDS encoding glycosyltransferase family 4 protein: MLAAQSPHVVAGLQWLILAALLTALASWAASGAVLRLLLRWRVVDRPNHRSSHDRPKPRGGGLAVVPVALAAWIVAGLATQTAGTAFWHAIAGAVVLAAISWADDLKSRPASLRLGIQIAAVVFGLWALAPDQLVFQGLLPLPADRILTALAWLWFVNLFNFMDGIDGITAVETASIGGGLCAAALLLMQPPPEAFRGAALAAAALGFLYWNWAPSRIFLGDVGSVPLGYLLGWLLILSAAAGQWPVALILPLYYLADATWTLGRRALRRERVWQAHREHFYQRAVQRGFSHAAVAGRIALCNGVLIALALYAAGSENPAAPWIALGLALLAVIFLLVMLARQRPPAPRT, translated from the coding sequence ATGCTCGCCGCGCAATCGCCGCACGTCGTCGCCGGCCTTCAATGGCTGATCCTGGCGGCCCTGTTGACGGCGCTGGCGAGCTGGGCGGCAAGCGGCGCGGTGCTGCGCCTGCTGCTGCGCTGGCGCGTCGTCGACCGGCCCAACCACCGCAGCAGCCACGACCGTCCGAAGCCGCGCGGCGGCGGCTTGGCGGTGGTGCCCGTCGCCCTCGCCGCCTGGATCGTCGCGGGCCTGGCCACGCAGACCGCCGGAACCGCGTTTTGGCATGCCATTGCGGGGGCCGTGGTGCTGGCCGCCATTTCCTGGGCCGATGATCTGAAGTCACGGCCCGCCAGCCTGCGCCTGGGTATCCAGATCGCCGCCGTGGTCTTCGGCCTCTGGGCGCTGGCGCCCGACCAACTGGTGTTTCAGGGGCTGCTGCCGCTGCCCGCCGACCGGATACTGACCGCCTTGGCCTGGCTGTGGTTCGTGAACCTCTTCAACTTCATGGACGGCATCGACGGCATCACCGCGGTGGAAACCGCCAGCATCGGCGGCGGCCTCTGCGCGGCCGCCCTGCTGCTGATGCAGCCGCCCCCCGAGGCTTTCCGGGGCGCTGCACTGGCCGCGGCCGCTCTGGGGTTTCTCTACTGGAACTGGGCGCCCTCGCGGATCTTCCTGGGCGACGTCGGCTCGGTGCCGCTGGGCTATCTGCTCGGCTGGCTGCTGATTCTCTCCGCCGCGGCCGGGCAGTGGCCCGTGGCCCTGATCCTGCCGCTCTACTACCTGGCCGACGCCACCTGGACCCTGGGCAGGCGGGCGCTGCGGCGCGAGAGGGTCTGGCAGGCGCACCGGGAACATTTCTACCAGCGCGCGGTGCAACGGGGCTTCAGCCACGCCGCCGTCGCCGGGCGCATCGCTCTCTGCAACGGCGTCCTGATCGCCCTGGCGCTCTATGCCGCCGGCAGCGAAAACCCCGCCGCCCCCTGGATCGCCTTGGGGCTTGCCTTGCTTGCGGTTATCTTCCTTCTGGTTATGCTTGCCCGGCAGAGGCCGCCGGCGCCGCGCACATGA
- a CDS encoding response regulator produces MLKLNWDNITILVVDDNTFMRNLIVSTLRMLGIGNIVARSSATAAIESLSESRRNPIGAGFGTVDIVLSDFVMEEVDGALFLRWVRTSKQAPDRFVPFVMLSGAADQRIVEAARDAGVSEFLAKPFSAKSLGDRILEVIKNPRQYVLAPGYFGPDRRRQDRPANWGYTGDYSQPEKNRRVTEASQIQVIHARANIRSLRDNVRAIYFRPANRLRDKLGTNALRGQIDFDPLVIQAAENRIQEMVGDYAVWVKTYLDTMTKSYKALVKREEEPKQHIVNINQIAHELRGQGGIFDYPLITSFGKSLHDATLDSRGKVTDNRLKLIEAHIDALRVVFNKQVRGDGGKVGAELLQDIERAVKKYSEGPTSGPI; encoded by the coding sequence ATGCTGAAGCTGAATTGGGACAACATCACCATCCTGGTGGTGGACGACAACACCTTCATGCGCAACCTCATCGTCTCCACCCTGCGCATGCTCGGCATCGGCAATATCGTCGCCCGCTCTTCGGCCACCGCGGCCATCGAGTCGCTCAGCGAAAGCCGGCGCAACCCGATCGGCGCCGGCTTCGGCACCGTCGACATCGTTCTCTCCGATTTCGTGATGGAGGAGGTGGACGGCGCCCTCTTCCTGCGCTGGGTCCGCACCAGCAAGCAGGCGCCCGACCGCTTCGTGCCTTTCGTCATGCTCTCGGGCGCCGCCGACCAGCGCATCGTCGAAGCGGCGCGCGACGCCGGCGTGTCGGAGTTCCTGGCCAAGCCGTTCTCCGCCAAGAGCCTGGGCGACCGGATCCTGGAGGTCATCAAGAATCCGCGCCAGTACGTGCTGGCCCCCGGCTACTTCGGCCCCGACCGGCGCCGCCAGGACCGGCCGGCGAACTGGGGCTATACCGGCGACTACAGCCAGCCGGAGAAGAACCGCCGCGTCACCGAAGCCTCGCAGATTCAGGTGATCCACGCCCGCGCCAACATCCGCAGCCTGCGCGACAACGTACGCGCCATCTACTTCCGCCCGGCCAACCGGCTGCGCGACAAGCTGGGCACCAACGCTTTGCGCGGCCAGATCGACTTCGACCCGCTGGTCATCCAGGCGGCCGAAAACCGCATCCAGGAGATGGTCGGCGACTACGCCGTCTGGGTGAAGACCTACCTCGACACCATGACGAAATCATACAAGGCGCTGGTGAAGAGAGAGGAAGAACCCAAGCAGCACATCGTCAACATCAACCAGATCGCCCACGAGCTGCGCGGCCAGGGCGGCATCTTCGACTACCCCCTGATCACCTCCTTCGGCAAGTCGCTCCACGACGCGACGCTGGACAGCCGCGGCAAGGTGACCGACAACCGGCTGAAGCTGATCGAGGCGCACATCGACGCCCTGCGCGTGGTCTTCAACAAGCAGGTGCGGGGCGATGGCGGCAAGGTCGGCGCCGAGTTGCTGCAGGACATCGAGCGGGCGGTGAAGAAGTACAGCGAAGGCCCCACCAGCGGCCCGATCTGA
- the rsmB gene encoding 16S rRNA (cytosine(967)-C(5))-methyltransferase RsmB — translation MTQNPKRPGSGNLDVRGLNARKTALALLREVLDQGRPLDEALAANPYIAKLEARDRAFARLLLATVLRRLGQIDAALAGCLDRPIKAKDVMLQHILRLGAVQLLFLETPPHAAVSTALDLAKGPRLAGQRGLLNAVLRRLSREGKEIVAAQDAERLNTPDWLWQPWAAAYGEATARAIAEAHLGEPPLDLTCKNNPETWVEKLNAELLPGGSLRLTAGQGDVARLPGYAEGAWWVQDAAAALPARLLGEISGKTVIDLCAAPGGKTAQLAAAGAEVIAVERAEGRLKRLQENLQRLKLGAATVAADAAAWQPPAPADAVLLDAPCSATGTLRRHPDIAWLKDGRDVAGLIRAQDRLLAQAVEMVKPGGLLVYAVCSLQPEEGPERIAALLASDAPVERVAVTPAELPGLEAAITPEGDLRTLPCHWAERGGLDGFYACRLRRL, via the coding sequence ATGACCCAGAACCCCAAGCGTCCCGGCAGCGGGAACCTCGACGTCCGGGGCCTGAACGCCCGCAAGACCGCCCTCGCCCTGCTGCGCGAGGTGCTGGACCAGGGCCGCCCGCTGGACGAGGCCCTGGCCGCCAATCCCTATATCGCCAAGCTGGAGGCGCGCGACCGCGCCTTCGCCCGGCTGCTGCTGGCCACGGTGCTGCGCCGCCTGGGCCAAATCGACGCCGCCCTGGCCGGCTGCCTCGACCGGCCGATCAAGGCCAAGGACGTGATGCTGCAGCACATCCTGCGCCTGGGCGCGGTGCAGCTGCTGTTCCTGGAAACCCCGCCCCACGCGGCGGTCAGCACCGCCCTCGACCTGGCCAAGGGCCCGCGCCTGGCCGGGCAGCGCGGCCTGCTGAACGCGGTGCTGCGCCGCCTGTCGCGCGAGGGCAAGGAGATCGTCGCCGCGCAGGACGCCGAACGCCTCAACACCCCGGACTGGCTGTGGCAGCCCTGGGCCGCCGCCTACGGCGAAGCCACGGCGCGCGCCATCGCGGAGGCCCACCTGGGCGAGCCGCCGCTGGACCTGACCTGCAAGAACAACCCCGAAACCTGGGTGGAGAAACTGAACGCCGAGCTGCTGCCCGGCGGCAGCTTGCGTCTCACCGCCGGCCAGGGCGACGTGGCGCGCCTGCCCGGCTACGCCGAAGGGGCCTGGTGGGTGCAGGACGCCGCCGCCGCCCTGCCCGCGCGCCTGCTGGGCGAGATTTCCGGCAAGACGGTCATCGACCTCTGCGCCGCGCCCGGCGGCAAGACCGCGCAGCTCGCCGCCGCGGGCGCCGAGGTCATCGCGGTGGAGCGTGCCGAGGGCCGCCTGAAGCGACTGCAAGAGAATCTACAACGCCTGAAACTGGGCGCCGCCACGGTGGCCGCCGACGCCGCCGCCTGGCAGCCGCCGGCCCCGGCCGACGCGGTGCTGCTGGACGCGCCCTGCTCGGCCACCGGCACGCTGCGCCGCCACCCGGACATCGCCTGGCTGAAGGATGGCCGGGACGTCGCCGGGCTGATCCGCGCCCAGGATAGGCTGCTGGCCCAGGCGGTAGAGATGGTGAAGCCGGGCGGTCTGCTGGTCTACGCGGTCTGTTCGCTGCAGCCCGAGGAAGGGCCCGAGCGCATCGCCGCCCTGCTGGCATCGGACGCCCCGGTCGAGCGCGTGGCGGTGACGCCCGCCGAGCTGCCCGGCCTGGAAGCCGCGATCACCCCGGAGGGCGACCTGCGCACCCTGCCCTGCCACTGGGCGGAGAGAGGCGGGCTCGACGGATTCTACGCCTGCCGCCTGCGCCGCCTTTGA
- the rpe gene encoding ribulose-phosphate 3-epimerase, translating to MQQAVRIAPSILAADFARMGEEVRAVAEAGADYIHVDVMDGHFVPNITLGPDMVAALRPYTDKIFDVHLMISPIDPYIEAFAEAGADIITVHPEAGAHLHRTLQLIKSLGKKAGVSLNPGTPADAVDPVIGDVDLILCMSVNPGFGGQSFIPGSLAKIEALRRKIDDSGRDIDLEVDGGINAETAPQAIAAGADVLVAGSATFKGGPQAYAGNIRRLRGEG from the coding sequence ATGCAGCAAGCCGTGCGGATCGCCCCCTCCATCCTGGCCGCCGATTTCGCCCGCATGGGCGAGGAAGTCCGCGCCGTCGCCGAGGCCGGCGCCGACTACATCCATGTCGACGTCATGGACGGGCACTTCGTGCCGAACATCACCCTGGGCCCCGACATGGTCGCGGCGCTGAGGCCCTACACCGACAAGATCTTCGACGTGCACCTGATGATCTCGCCCATCGACCCCTATATCGAGGCCTTCGCCGAGGCCGGCGCCGACATCATCACCGTCCACCCGGAAGCCGGGGCCCACCTGCACCGCACCCTGCAGTTGATCAAGAGCCTGGGCAAGAAGGCCGGCGTCTCCCTCAATCCCGGCACGCCGGCTGACGCGGTCGATCCCGTCATCGGCGACGTCGACCTGATCCTCTGCATGAGCGTCAACCCCGGTTTCGGCGGCCAGAGCTTCATCCCGGGCAGCCTGGCCAAGATCGAGGCCCTGCGCCGCAAGATCGACGACAGCGGCCGGGACATCGACCTGGAGGTCGACGGCGGCATCAACGCCGAGACCGCGCCCCAGGCCATCGCCGCAGGCGCCGACGTATTGGTGGCCGGCAGCGCCACCTTCAAGGGGGGGCCGCAGGCCTACGCCGGCAACATCCGGCGGCTGCGCGGCGAAGGCTGA
- a CDS encoding nucleoside-diphosphate sugar epimerase/dehydratase produces the protein MKLGSSKFPRQLVAFLHDLAMAAAAFMIALLLRLGNEAWSSLLTTLWPSMLLFTAVCGVVFLTTGLYRGVWRYASMNDLVAIIKAVSLSLAVFLPLTFLVTRLDSLPRSWLVISWFVLIFLLGAPRMLYRVFKDQGFRHLLERDRHRRVPVLLVGAGDAAETFIREMARDRDGPFEVLGTIDEKGTRIGRKIHGVPVLGQLSDLPEVFQHLAKRQRKPQRVILTKPLERDEVDFVLETADGQGATVARLPRLTDFSGGVEERLQIRPIAIEDLLGRTQTKLDRPAMQRLIEGRRVLVTGAGGSIGSELARQIAAFTPAQITLFDASEFNLYSIDMELGERFAEVPRLALIGDVRDRTRVERLFAEAKPDLVFHAAALKHVPMVEFNPLEGLHTNVLGTRNVADACRRSGVAAMVLVSTDKAVNPPNVMGASKRLAESYCQAQDLLRQSGGNASEGGTRFVTVRFGNVLGSTGSVVPLFQRQLAGGGPLTVTHPEMTRYFMTIREAVELVLQASALGTESPPREAGRIYVLDMGEPVKIVDLARQMIRLAGLKPDKDVEIRFTGLRPGEKLHEELFHGNEALMPTSHPGLHLATPRTADAELLGRNLDELAGLIRQGEQEEALRLLQRLVPEFRGGRADDRRSAAAGA, from the coding sequence ATGAAATTGGGCTCCTCGAAGTTTCCCCGCCAGCTCGTCGCCTTCCTGCACGACCTGGCGATGGCGGCGGCGGCCTTCATGATCGCCCTGCTGCTGCGCCTGGGAAACGAAGCCTGGTCCTCGCTCCTGACGACGCTGTGGCCGTCCATGCTGCTGTTCACCGCGGTCTGCGGCGTAGTCTTCCTGACCACCGGCCTGTACCGCGGCGTCTGGCGCTACGCCTCGATGAACGACCTGGTGGCGATCATCAAGGCGGTCAGCCTGTCGCTCGCGGTCTTCCTGCCGCTGACCTTCCTGGTCACGCGCCTGGACAGCCTGCCGCGCTCCTGGCTGGTGATCAGCTGGTTCGTGCTGATCTTCCTGCTCGGCGCGCCGCGCATGCTCTACCGCGTGTTCAAGGACCAGGGCTTCCGGCACCTGCTGGAACGCGACCGCCACCGCCGCGTGCCGGTGCTGCTGGTCGGCGCGGGCGACGCCGCCGAGACCTTCATCCGCGAAATGGCGCGCGACCGCGACGGCCCCTTCGAGGTGCTGGGCACCATCGACGAGAAGGGCACGCGCATCGGCCGCAAGATCCATGGCGTGCCGGTGCTGGGCCAGTTGAGCGACCTGCCGGAGGTCTTCCAGCATCTGGCCAAGCGCCAGCGCAAGCCGCAGCGCGTGATCCTGACCAAGCCGCTGGAGCGCGACGAGGTCGACTTCGTGCTGGAGACTGCCGACGGCCAGGGCGCCACCGTCGCCCGCCTGCCGCGGCTGACCGATTTCAGCGGCGGCGTTGAAGAACGCCTGCAGATCCGTCCCATCGCCATCGAGGACCTGCTGGGCCGCACCCAGACCAAGCTGGACCGTCCGGCCATGCAGCGCCTGATCGAGGGGCGGCGGGTGCTGGTGACCGGGGCCGGCGGCTCCATCGGCAGCGAGCTGGCGCGCCAGATCGCCGCCTTCACGCCGGCGCAGATCACCCTGTTCGATGCCTCGGAATTCAACCTCTATTCCATCGACATGGAGCTGGGCGAGCGCTTCGCCGAGGTGCCGCGCCTGGCCCTGATCGGCGACGTGCGCGACCGCACGCGCGTCGAACGCCTCTTCGCCGAGGCCAAGCCCGATCTGGTGTTTCACGCCGCGGCCCTGAAGCACGTCCCCATGGTGGAGTTCAATCCCCTGGAGGGTCTGCACACCAACGTGCTGGGCACGCGCAACGTCGCCGACGCCTGCCGGCGCAGCGGCGTCGCCGCCATGGTGCTGGTCTCCACCGACAAGGCGGTCAACCCGCCCAACGTCATGGGCGCCAGCAAGCGCCTGGCCGAGAGCTACTGCCAGGCGCAGGATCTGCTGCGCCAATCCGGCGGCAATGCGTCGGAAGGTGGCACGCGCTTCGTCACGGTGCGCTTCGGCAACGTGCTCGGCTCGACCGGCTCCGTGGTGCCGCTGTTCCAGCGCCAGCTCGCGGGCGGCGGGCCGCTGACCGTCACCCACCCGGAGATGACGCGCTACTTCATGACCATCCGCGAGGCGGTGGAGCTGGTGCTGCAGGCCTCGGCGCTGGGCACCGAGAGCCCGCCCCGGGAAGCCGGGCGCATCTACGTGCTGGACATGGGCGAGCCGGTGAAGATCGTCGACCTGGCGCGCCAGATGATCCGCCTGGCGGGCCTGAAGCCCGATAAGGACGTGGAGATCCGCTTCACCGGCCTGCGTCCCGGCGAGAAGCTGCACGAGGAGCTGTTCCATGGCAACGAGGCGCTGATGCCGACCAGCCATCCGGGCCTGCACCTTGCCACGCCGCGCACCGCCGACGCCGAGCTGCTGGGCCGCAACCTGGACGAACTGGCGGGCCTCATCCGGCAGGGCGAGCAGGAGGAGGCGCTGCGCCTGCTGCAACGTCTGGTGCCGGAGTTCCGCGGCGGCCGCGCGGACGATCGCCGCAGTGCCGCCGCCGGCGCCTGA
- a CDS encoding heparinase II/III family protein — protein MSPGEGLMASGKTGTGKAQKHRGGRRGGALGRGLERIEAWTALPRSLALGRLAYLMKRPLFALPQMPGPWRGNPPAAAVLAPPDPWPGNAQRGGAILDDSFHFLGRSLIKPAPPWNPVGVERAWLEALHGFSWLRDLRAAGGDNARRKARALVGDWMEANRAWTPVAWHPVVTGSRLAHWLSQYEFFAASAEMEFRQRLLASAARQARHLAAVLPAGLSGAGLVSAAKGLCMAGLCLPDGTPWLNRGLALLAAALEAQILPDGGQRERSPALLLSVLRDCIDLRAALLAAGREVPADLGLRIEGMAAMLRLLQHGDGGLALFNGANEGEDLQIGLVLQRAASGKGPLLSAPASGFQRLQAGRSLVLVDSGRPPPPGYDAQAHAGTLSLEMSVGRERLIVNCGAQTGSAGTAGAGDWAAAQRSTAAHSTLTVADTNSSEVFTGGGLGARRANVTCRRHEDEGSVWLEASHDGYQPIFGVTHHRRLYLSANGDDLRGEDRLSREAEGTPKERAPRDFAIRFHLHPEVQAMAAQDGRSVVLRLPKGGGWRLRSAGAAVALEPSVYLGQPGQVRRSQQIVLSGSLGDGEATVKWALQRLESAR, from the coding sequence GTGAGTCCGGGCGAAGGTCTCATGGCGAGCGGCAAAACGGGAACCGGAAAGGCGCAGAAGCACCGCGGCGGCCGGCGCGGCGGCGCGCTGGGCCGCGGCCTCGAGCGCATCGAAGCCTGGACCGCCCTGCCCCGCAGCCTGGCCCTGGGGCGCCTCGCCTATCTCATGAAACGCCCGCTCTTCGCGCTGCCGCAGATGCCCGGGCCCTGGCGCGGCAATCCGCCGGCCGCCGCGGTCCTGGCACCGCCGGACCCCTGGCCCGGCAACGCCCAGCGCGGCGGCGCCATCCTGGACGACAGCTTTCACTTCCTGGGCCGCAGCCTGATCAAGCCGGCGCCGCCGTGGAACCCGGTGGGGGTCGAACGGGCCTGGCTGGAGGCGTTGCACGGCTTTTCCTGGTTGCGCGACCTGCGCGCCGCCGGCGGCGACAACGCCCGGCGCAAGGCCCGCGCCCTGGTCGGCGACTGGATGGAGGCCAACCGCGCCTGGACGCCGGTCGCCTGGCATCCGGTGGTGACCGGCAGCCGCCTCGCCCACTGGCTCAGCCAGTACGAGTTCTTCGCCGCCAGCGCCGAGATGGAGTTCCGCCAGCGCCTGCTGGCCTCGGCCGCGCGCCAGGCGCGCCACTTGGCCGCCGTGCTGCCGGCGGGCCTGAGCGGCGCCGGCCTGGTCAGCGCCGCCAAGGGCCTCTGCATGGCCGGGCTCTGCCTGCCCGACGGGACGCCCTGGCTCAACCGCGGCCTGGCCCTGCTGGCCGCGGCCCTGGAAGCGCAGATCCTGCCCGACGGCGGCCAGCGCGAGCGCAGCCCGGCGCTGCTGCTGTCGGTCCTGCGCGACTGCATCGACCTGCGCGCCGCCCTGCTGGCCGCGGGCAGGGAAGTGCCCGCCGACCTGGGCCTGCGCATCGAGGGGATGGCCGCCATGCTGCGCCTGCTGCAGCACGGCGACGGCGGCCTGGCGCTGTTCAACGGCGCCAACGAGGGCGAGGACCTGCAGATCGGCCTGGTGCTGCAGCGCGCGGCCAGCGGCAAGGGTCCGCTGCTCAGCGCACCCGCCAGCGGCTTCCAGCGCCTGCAGGCCGGGCGCAGCCTGGTGCTGGTCGACAGCGGCCGCCCGCCGCCGCCGGGCTACGACGCCCAGGCCCATGCCGGCACCTTGAGCCTGGAGATGTCGGTCGGACGCGAGCGCCTGATCGTCAACTGCGGCGCCCAGACGGGAAGCGCCGGAACCGCGGGTGCGGGGGATTGGGCCGCGGCCCAGCGCAGCACCGCCGCGCATTCCACCCTCACCGTGGCGGACACCAACTCTTCCGAGGTCTTCACCGGTGGCGGCCTCGGCGCGCGCCGCGCCAACGTCACCTGCCGGCGCCACGAGGACGAGGGCAGCGTCTGGCTGGAAGCCAGCCACGACGGCTATCAGCCGATCTTCGGCGTCACCCACCACCGCCGGCTCTACCTCTCCGCCAACGGCGACGACCTGCGCGGCGAAGACCGGCTGAGCCGCGAGGCGGAGGGGACGCCGAAGGAGAGAGCGCCGCGCGATTTCGCCATCCGCTTCCACCTGCATCCGGAGGTTCAGGCCATGGCGGCCCAGGACGGCCGTTCGGTGGTGCTGCGCCTGCCCAAGGGCGGCGGCTGGCGCCTGCGCAGCGCCGGCGCCGCGGTGGCGCTGGAGCCCAGCGTCTACCTGGGCCAGCCGGGCCAGGTGCGCCGCAGCCAGCAGATCGTGCTCAGCGGCAGCCTCGGCGACGGCGAGGCCACGGTGAAATGGGCCCTGCAGCGCCTGGAAAGCGCCCGCTGA
- a CDS encoding response regulator, whose amino-acid sequence MPKLKWDSINVLVVDDNAFIRNLIISTLRVLGLTNITDMGSAREAVDRLKLSRKDPAGAGIGSIDIIFSDFVMAQVDGLLFLRWVRTSKDAPDRFTPFVMVSGAADQEAVEAARDAGLTEFLAKPFSAKSLSDRVLEVIKNPRQFVLAPGYFGPDRRRQERPTLWSAGDEASGGGGKDRRTTKASEIQVIHAFSNVRTLRDDVRAIYFRPANRLRDKLGPNALRGQIDFDPLVIQAAETKVQELVGDYSVWVQRYVEQITAAYRALSRKDGASHKHLLTINAVAHELRGQGGIFDYPLITSFGKTLCEATSDSGVEITENRLRLLEAHIDAIRLVFTKQVRGSGGDVGAALLKDIETAVKKYSEPRKPKARS is encoded by the coding sequence ATGCCGAAACTGAAGTGGGACAGCATCAACGTCCTGGTGGTGGACGACAACGCCTTTATCCGCAATCTCATCATCTCGACGCTCCGCGTCCTGGGCCTGACCAACATCACCGACATGGGCAGCGCCCGCGAGGCGGTCGACCGGCTGAAGCTCAGCCGCAAGGATCCGGCGGGCGCGGGCATCGGCAGCATCGACATCATCTTTTCCGACTTCGTCATGGCGCAGGTCGACGGCCTGCTGTTCCTGCGCTGGGTGCGCACCAGCAAGGACGCGCCCGACCGCTTCACGCCTTTCGTCATGGTTTCCGGCGCCGCCGACCAGGAAGCCGTCGAGGCCGCCCGCGACGCCGGACTGACGGAGTTTCTGGCCAAGCCCTTTTCGGCCAAGTCCCTGAGCGACCGCGTGCTGGAGGTGATCAAAAATCCCCGCCAGTTCGTCCTGGCTCCGGGGTATTTCGGTCCCGACCGGCGGCGCCAGGAGCGGCCGACGCTGTGGAGCGCCGGCGATGAAGCGAGCGGCGGGGGCGGCAAGGACCGCCGCACCACCAAGGCGTCGGAGATCCAGGTGATCCATGCCTTTTCCAACGTCCGCACGCTGCGCGACGACGTGCGCGCCATCTATTTCAGGCCGGCCAACCGCCTGCGCGACAAACTGGGCCCCAACGCGCTGCGCGGCCAGATCGACTTCGATCCCCTGGTCATCCAGGCGGCCGAGACCAAGGTTCAGGAGCTGGTCGGCGACTACTCTGTCTGGGTGCAGCGCTACGTGGAACAGATCACCGCCGCCTATCGCGCCCTCTCCCGCAAGGACGGCGCCAGCCACAAGCATCTGCTGACCATCAACGCCGTCGCCCACGAGCTGCGCGGCCAGGGCGGCATCTTCGACTACCCCCTGATCACCTCTTTCGGAAAGACCCTCTGCGAGGCGACGTCCGACAGCGGCGTCGAGATCACCGAGAACCGGCTGAGACTGCTGGAAGCCCACATCGACGCGATCCGCCTGGTCTTCACCAAGCAGGTCCGGGGCAGCGGCGGCGACGTCGGCGCAGCCCTGCTGAAGGACATCGAAACCGCGGTGAAGAAGTACAGCGAACCGCGCAAGCCGAAAGCGCGCAGCTAA
- the purH gene encoding bifunctional phosphoribosylaminoimidazolecarboxamide formyltransferase/IMP cyclohydrolase: MPVDTPTPIKRALISVSDKTGLADFGRFLAGQGVEILSTGGSAKALAEAGVAVVEVAAHTGFPEIMGGRVKTLHPTIHGGILARRDDEGHVAAMREHGIAGIDMVVSNLYPFEATLASGADYDTCVENIDIGGPAMVRASAKNHDFVTIVTDPADYAEVQAEMTANNGAVGATLRRRLAKTAFGHTAAYDAMIAGWLAKEQGEAFPERLILSGRKTQDLRYGENPHQQAAAYAAGPARPGVIGATQLQGKELSYNNLNDTNAAFELVAEFEAPTVAIIKHANPCGVASRDSLSAAYAEALACDPVSAFGGIIAVNRSLDAATAEEVAKLFAEVVIAPEVDEAAKAVLASKKNLRLLVTGALPDPSEPGMVTMPLAGGFLAQSRDNGRLDPAALKVVTRRQPSERELADMIFAFRVAKHVKSNAIVYVRDGATVGVGAGQMSRVDSSRIAAWKAREAAPEGQTPKTEGSVVASDAFFPFADGLLAAVEAGATAVIQPGGSMRDEEVIAAADEAGLAMVFTGMRHFRH; the protein is encoded by the coding sequence ATGCCTGTCGACACGCCCACGCCGATCAAGCGCGCGCTCATTTCGGTCTCCGACAAGACGGGCCTGGCCGACTTCGGCCGCTTCCTGGCCGGCCAGGGAGTCGAGATCCTGTCGACCGGCGGCTCCGCCAAGGCGCTGGCCGAGGCCGGCGTAGCGGTGGTGGAAGTGGCCGCCCACACCGGCTTTCCGGAGATCATGGGCGGCCGGGTGAAAACCCTGCACCCGACGATCCACGGCGGCATCCTGGCGCGGCGCGACGACGAGGGTCACGTCGCGGCCATGCGGGAGCACGGCATCGCCGGCATCGACATGGTGGTCTCCAACCTCTACCCCTTCGAGGCGACGCTGGCCTCGGGCGCCGACTACGACACCTGCGTCGAGAACATCGACATCGGCGGCCCGGCCATGGTGCGCGCCTCGGCCAAGAACCACGACTTCGTCACCATCGTCACCGACCCGGCCGACTACGCCGAGGTGCAGGCGGAGATGACCGCCAACAACGGCGCGGTCGGCGCCACCCTGCGCCGGCGCTTGGCCAAGACCGCCTTCGGCCACACCGCCGCCTACGACGCCATGATCGCCGGCTGGCTGGCGAAGGAACAAGGCGAGGCCTTCCCCGAGCGCCTGATCTTGTCCGGCCGCAAGACGCAGGATCTGCGCTACGGCGAGAACCCGCATCAGCAGGCCGCCGCCTATGCCGCCGGCCCGGCGCGCCCCGGCGTGATCGGCGCCACCCAGCTGCAGGGCAAGGAGCTGAGCTACAACAATCTGAACGACACCAACGCCGCTTTCGAGCTGGTCGCCGAGTTCGAAGCGCCGACCGTCGCCATCATCAAGCACGCCAACCCCTGCGGCGTGGCCAGCCGCGACAGCCTGTCCGCGGCCTACGCCGAGGCCCTGGCCTGCGATCCGGTCAGCGCCTTCGGCGGCATCATCGCCGTCAACCGCAGCCTCGACGCCGCCACCGCCGAAGAGGTCGCCAAGCTCTTCGCCGAGGTGGTCATCGCCCCCGAGGTCGACGAGGCCGCCAAGGCGGTGCTGGCATCGAAGAAGAACCTGCGCCTGCTGGTCACCGGCGCCCTGCCCGACCCCTCCGAGCCGGGCATGGTGACGATGCCGCTGGCCGGCGGCTTCCTGGCCCAGAGCCGCGACAACGGGCGCCTGGACCCGGCGGCGCTGAAGGTCGTCACCAGGCGTCAGCCGAGCGAGCGCGAGCTGGCCGACATGATCTTCGCATTCCGCGTCGCCAAGCACGTGAAGTCCAACGCCATCGTCTATGTCCGCGACGGCGCCACCGTCGGGGTCGGCGCCGGCCAGATGAGCCGCGTCGACTCCTCGCGCATCGCCGCCTGGAAGGCGCGCGAGGCCGCGCCGGAAGGCCAGACGCCGAAGACCGAGGGTTCGGTCGTCGCCTCCGACGCCTTCTTCCCCTTCGCCGACGGGCTGCTGGCCGCGGTCGAGGCCGGCGCCACGGCGGTGATCCAGCCGGGCGGGTCGATGCGCGACGAAGAGGTGATCGCGGCCGCGGACGAGGCGGGCCTGGCGATGGTCTTCACCGGCATGCGCCACTTCCGCCATTAG